One Phaseolus vulgaris cultivar G19833 chromosome 11, P. vulgaris v2.0, whole genome shotgun sequence genomic window carries:
- the LOC137835073 gene encoding uncharacterized protein codes for MALSAKNKVEFVNGAAPQPSETDSSFSSWTRCNNMVASWLVHSVSVHIRQSIIWMDKALDIWNDLKAHFSQGDLSRISDLQMEASSLNQGDLSVTNYFSKLRIIWDELDNFRPDLKNGFPDQDNRGSNFGSNKKVCTYCNKIGHTIDVFYKKHGYPLGYRSQYGKSSQSNNISTTIQEENSGNQDQNKQNNKGDFRITQHQYQILLDLLKNVNNSNNQVQVNQVGPLSADHQDQNLAVTSNIEKLQNSNFNEYTWIIDFGATDHNSRTKDKIGTIDFVVGLYVFNKTDSRIMSCTAKQSNIWNLRMGNP; via the exons ATGGCATTAAGCGCAAAGAATAAAGTCGAATTCGTCAATGGTGCTGCTCCCCAACCTTCAGAGACCGATTCTTCTTTCTCATCCTGGACAAGATGCAACAACATGGTAGCATCTTGGCTTGTACACTCGGTCTCTGTTCATATACGTCAAAGTATCATATGGATGGATAAGGCACTGGACATATGGAATGACCTCAAGGCCCACTTCTCACAAGGAGATTTATCACGTATCTCTGATCTTCAAATGGAAGCTTCTTCACTCAATCAAGGTGACCTTTCTGTTACCAATTACTTTTCTAAACTGAGGATTATCTGGGATGAATTAGATAATTTTAGGCCTGATCTT aaaaatggcTTTCCTGACCAAGATAACAGAGGCTCAAATTTTGGTAGTAATAAAAAGGTTTGTACTTACTGCAACAAAATTGGTCATACTATTGATGTTTTCTACAAGAAACATGGGTACCCTCTCGGGTATAGATCTCAGTATGGTAAGTCTTCTCAATCCAACAACATCTCCACTACCATTCAAGAAGAAAATTCTGGTAATCAAGATCAAAACAAACAGAATAACAAAGGAGATTTCCGCATCACACAACATCAATACCAAATTCTTTTGGACCTTCTGAAAAATGTCAACAATTCCAACAATCAAGTTCAAGTCAACCAGGTTGGTCCTCTCTCTGCTGATCATCAAGATCAGAATTTGGCCGTCACAAGTAATATCGAAAAGCTCCAAAATTCCAATTTTAATGAATATACTTGGATTATAGATTTTGGTGCCACTGATCAC AATTCCAGAACCAAAGACAAGATTGGTACAATTGATTTTGTAGTTGGACTATACGTTTTCAATAAAACTGATAGCAGAATTATGAGTTGCACTGCAAAACAGAGCAACATTTGGAACCTTAGAATGGGTAACCCCTAA